One part of the Oceanihabitans sp. IOP_32 genome encodes these proteins:
- a CDS encoding DUF4105 domain-containing protein → MKKTVFFLFFIVFTKVLLAQPVLSNQAKVSVLTVGPGSSLNDAFGHSAFRIQDTVNNIDLVFGYGEYNFNTPNFYLKFAKGQLNYLISKDNFDRFLAAYTYFDRTIKEQDLNFSQVEKQKLFNFLSENYKPENRAYLYEFFFDNCATKIRDVAIIASNDRIIFNTPENFKQKTFRNLIHDNLNKNSWGSLGIDLALGSVIDRKATPEEHMFLPENIYVFFENATFKNNKEPLVQESRTLYKQKNNPSSGAFILSPLFVFGILGFFILYITYKDHLAKKQTQWLDVALFVFTGITGVLVLLLWFATDHTGTHQNYNLLWAFALNLFMIPQLLKQKTPQWFIKYLKLLIILLCLLTLHWLIGVQVFAIGLIPFLIALFIRYLYLIKHFNKHKTHP, encoded by the coding sequence ATGAAAAAAACAGTATTTTTTTTATTTTTTATTGTATTTACAAAAGTTTTATTAGCACAACCTGTTCTGTCGAATCAAGCCAAAGTTAGTGTGCTTACTGTTGGCCCCGGCAGCTCATTAAACGACGCCTTTGGCCATAGCGCTTTCAGGATTCAAGACACTGTAAACAACATAGATTTGGTTTTTGGTTATGGAGAATATAATTTTAACACTCCAAATTTTTACTTAAAATTCGCCAAAGGCCAACTTAACTATTTAATTAGCAAAGATAATTTTGATAGATTCCTTGCGGCTTACACCTACTTTGACCGAACGATTAAAGAACAAGATTTAAATTTTTCGCAAGTTGAAAAACAAAAGCTTTTCAACTTTTTAAGCGAAAATTACAAACCAGAAAACAGAGCCTATTTGTATGAATTCTTTTTTGATAATTGTGCAACCAAAATTAGAGATGTTGCCATTATAGCATCAAATGACCGTATTATTTTTAATACACCAGAAAACTTTAAACAAAAAACCTTTCGCAACCTAATTCACGATAACCTCAACAAAAACTCCTGGGGAAGCTTAGGTATCGATTTAGCATTAGGGTCTGTAATAGACAGAAAAGCAACACCGGAAGAACATATGTTTTTACCCGAAAACATTTATGTTTTTTTTGAAAATGCCACTTTTAAAAACAATAAAGAACCCCTAGTTCAAGAAAGTAGAACGCTATACAAACAAAAAAACAACCCCAGTTCTGGAGCTTTTATATTAAGTCCGTTATTTGTTTTCGGCATTCTCGGCTTTTTCATCTTATACATCACTTACAAAGACCATTTAGCTAAAAAACAAACCCAATGGTTAGATGTTGCTCTATTTGTTTTTACGGGTATTACAGGTGTACTTGTTTTATTGCTTTGGTTTGCTACCGATCACACCGGAACACATCAAAACTATAATTTACTTTGGGCATTTGCTCTTAATTTATTCATGATACCTCAACTTTTAAAACAGAAAACACCACAATGGTTTATTAAATACTTAAAACTATTAATTATTTTACTCTGCCTACTCACTTTACATTGGCTTATTGGTGTGCAAGTATTTGCCATAGGATTAATACCGTTTTTAATCGCCTTATTTATTCGATACCTCTATTTGATAAAACACTTTAATAAACATAAAACTCATCCATAA
- a CDS encoding CDP-alcohol phosphatidyltransferase family protein produces MKQYIPNALTLLNLFCGSVAVIFAVNDNFVATALFVFLGVFFDFFDGFAARKLNIQSELGVQLDSLADMVTSGLVPGIIMYKLLNLSGFNLSCFTMGLTSEHVLSSSEISVLPLIGLFVTLASAYRLAKFNIDTEQQNFFKGLPTPANTLLIVSLPLILEFQNNNLINTIILNQWFLVALTAFSCWILNSNIKLFALKFKDWSFKNNAIRYIFIILCIVLLILLQFAAIPMVILLYIAMSVVDNISSK; encoded by the coding sequence ATGAAACAATATATTCCCAATGCGTTAACCTTGTTAAATTTATTTTGTGGTAGCGTTGCTGTAATTTTTGCAGTCAATGACAATTTTGTAGCGACGGCATTGTTTGTTTTTTTGGGTGTTTTTTTTGATTTTTTTGATGGCTTTGCAGCTAGAAAATTGAATATTCAAAGCGAATTGGGCGTGCAGTTAGATTCTCTAGCCGATATGGTAACTAGCGGATTGGTGCCCGGGATAATCATGTATAAGTTGTTAAATCTGTCTGGATTTAACTTGAGTTGCTTTACAATGGGTTTAACATCAGAACATGTTCTTAGTTCTTCTGAAATATCAGTTTTACCGCTTATTGGTTTGTTTGTTACATTAGCCTCCGCCTATCGATTAGCCAAGTTTAATATAGATACCGAACAGCAAAACTTTTTTAAAGGACTACCAACACCTGCAAATACGTTATTAATTGTTTCGCTTCCTTTGATTTTAGAGTTTCAAAATAACAACCTAATCAATACTATTATATTAAATCAATGGTTTTTAGTTGCCCTTACGGCTTTTAGTTGTTGGATATTAAATTCCAATATCAAATTATTTGCCTTAAAGTTTAAAGACTGGAGTTTTAAAAATAATGCCATTCGATATATTTTTATAATACTGTGTATTGTACTGTTAATTTTATTGCAATTTGCTGCGATTCCCATGGTTATTCTCTTGTATATTGCTATGTCGGTCGTAGATAATATAAGCTCAAAATAG
- a CDS encoding DUF808 domain-containing protein codes for MASGFFALFDDIAVLMDDVVAMSKISTKKTAGILGDDLAVNAEKATGFVSARELPVLWEITKGSFLNKVIILPVAFLLSAFLPWAITLVLILGAVYLAYEGAEKIIDYVVSNKPAPVKVIDKAISKELILENEKAKIKSAILTDFILSVEIVIIALGTVLDRPLYFQVMVVSIVAMVATVGVYGTVALIVRMDDFGYRLIKMSGNKKSISKFVGNLLIKALPKIVKSLSLIGTIALLLVSGGIITHNIKGFHDFLEIMPSFLRDFLVGLLVGLIAVVVFKVFKAIFAKRNK; via the coding sequence ATGGCATCAGGTTTTTTTGCTTTGTTCGACGATATTGCTGTTTTAATGGACGACGTGGTGGCTATGAGCAAGATAAGCACCAAAAAAACCGCAGGGATATTAGGCGACGATTTGGCTGTAAATGCCGAAAAGGCTACAGGCTTTGTTTCAGCAAGAGAATTACCTGTTTTATGGGAAATTACAAAGGGCTCGTTTCTTAATAAAGTTATTATACTACCTGTCGCCTTTTTACTTAGTGCTTTTCTCCCTTGGGCAATTACGCTAGTTTTAATTCTGGGTGCGGTGTATTTAGCTTACGAGGGGGCAGAAAAAATTATCGACTACGTTGTTTCAAACAAACCAGCTCCTGTTAAAGTTATAGATAAAGCTATTTCTAAGGAGCTTATATTAGAAAATGAGAAAGCCAAAATTAAGTCTGCCATTCTTACAGATTTTATATTATCTGTCGAAATTGTAATTATTGCTTTAGGCACTGTTTTAGATCGACCTTTATATTTTCAGGTGATGGTAGTTTCAATCGTTGCTATGGTGGCCACTGTGGGAGTTTATGGAACGGTAGCACTTATTGTTAGAATGGACGATTTTGGTTACAGACTCATAAAAATGAGTGGGAATAAAAAAAGCATTTCAAAATTTGTTGGAAATCTTTTAATTAAAGCATTGCCAAAAATTGTTAAAAGTCTATCTCTAATTGGCACCATCGCATTGCTTTTAGTGTCGGGAGGTATTATAACGCATAATATAAAAGGGTTTCATGATTTTTTAGAAATAATGCCCTCTTTTTTAAGAGATTTTTTAGTTGGTTTATTGGTTGGTTTGATAGCAGTTGTGGTCTTTAAAGTTTTCAAGGCTATTTTTGCTAAACGAAATAAATGA
- a CDS encoding urease accessory protein UreE, with product MRIISEIIGNAKGKDLSDKKVVHFDLEWFETTRKVLRKTGSDGQEIALRILKENFRIKHNDIFFEDDNEIIVANVLPADAVVLQPQTMLEMGTVCYEIGNQHIPIFIEDNEVIIPYEDPIFNLLNKSGYKPIKGKRIFENMLKATPEHTLTNDTLIDMDSLFSKVLSNKN from the coding sequence ATGAGGATTATATCAGAAATTATTGGCAATGCAAAAGGTAAGGATTTGTCTGATAAAAAAGTGGTTCATTTCGATTTAGAATGGTTTGAGACCACAAGAAAAGTATTACGAAAAACGGGAAGTGATGGACAAGAAATTGCTTTGCGTATTTTAAAAGAAAATTTTAGAATAAAGCACAACGATATATTCTTTGAAGACGACAATGAAATTATTGTAGCTAATGTGTTACCGGCCGATGCGGTAGTTTTACAACCCCAAACCATGTTAGAGATGGGTACCGTTTGCTACGAAATAGGCAATCAGCACATCCCAATTTTTATTGAGGATAACGAGGTTATTATTCCTTACGAAGACCCTATTTTTAATCTTCTAAATAAATCAGGTTACAAGCCTATAAAAGGAAAAAGAATTTTCGAAAATATGCTTAAAGCAACTCCAGAACACACCTTAACAAATGATACCTTAATAGACATGGATAGTCTATTTAGTAAAGTTTTATCCAATAAAAACTAA
- a CDS encoding urease accessory protein UreF, whose translation MKTDALLSLLHVADPNLPIGGYSHSNGLETYVQNDMVTDKESALEFLQNMLHNNILHNDAAYVKLVYDAMQAKDFKKVMTLDAGLTALKSPREIREGSHKLGARLLKIFKTKNNHPDLLKLDKYLSENKEVGNYAIVYGVVCFASNISLKEALSAFYFSTAAGMITNAVKLVPLGQLQGQEILFTIQEGIGELVDKTLNLDESLIGIANVGFDLRSMQHEKLHSRLYMS comes from the coding sequence ATGAAAACAGATGCTCTTTTGAGTTTACTACACGTTGCAGACCCTAATTTACCAATTGGTGGTTATTCGCATTCTAATGGTCTAGAGACCTATGTTCAAAATGATATGGTAACTGACAAGGAAAGTGCCTTAGAATTTTTACAAAATATGCTTCATAATAATATTTTGCATAACGATGCTGCTTATGTGAAATTGGTTTATGATGCTATGCAAGCTAAGGATTTTAAGAAAGTTATGACACTAGACGCTGGATTAACAGCACTTAAAAGTCCGAGAGAAATTAGAGAAGGAAGCCATAAGTTAGGAGCGAGATTGCTTAAAATTTTCAAAACCAAAAATAATCATCCAGATTTATTAAAATTAGATAAGTATTTATCTGAAAACAAAGAGGTTGGTAATTATGCAATTGTTTATGGTGTTGTTTGTTTTGCCAGCAACATTTCGTTAAAGGAAGCCTTATCGGCATTTTATTTTTCTACTGCTGCTGGTATGATTACAAACGCAGTAAAATTAGTGCCTTTAGGTCAATTACAAGGTCAAGAAATTTTATTTACCATTCAAGAAGGTATTGGCGAGTTGGTAGATAAAACATTAAATCTAGATGAAAGCCTAATTGGTATAGCAAATGTTGGTTTTGATTTAAGATCAATGCAACACGAAAAGCTGCACTCAAGATTGTACATGAGCTAA
- the ureG gene encoding urease accessory protein UreG: protein MRKYVKIGVSGPVGSGKTALIETLSRKMAKDYYITVITNDVYTREDEKFLQQNSLLDADRIVGVETGGCPHTAIREDASMNLEAVDELAERHPDMELLFVESGGDNLSVTFSPELVDLTIFVTSTAAGEDIPRKGGPGNTRSDLLLINKFDLAPYVGVDLDNMKRDALVMRKGKPFVFTNLKTGEGVDAVIGWIKKYALLEDVEEPATIK from the coding sequence ATGAGAAAATACGTAAAAATTGGAGTCTCTGGTCCGGTAGGATCAGGTAAAACAGCCTTGATAGAAACCCTATCAAGAAAAATGGCTAAAGATTATTACATAACAGTAATTACTAACGATGTTTACACCCGTGAAGATGAGAAATTCTTACAGCAAAACAGTCTTTTAGATGCAGATAGAATTGTTGGTGTAGAAACAGGTGGTTGTCCTCATACGGCCATTCGTGAAGACGCTAGTATGAATTTAGAAGCCGTAGATGAGTTGGCAGAAAGACATCCAGACATGGAGCTTTTATTTGTAGAAAGTGGTGGTGATAACCTGTCTGTAACTTTTAGTCCAGAATTGGTCGATTTAACAATTTTTGTTACAAGTACAGCTGCTGGTGAAGATATTCCTAGAAAAGGTGGACCAGGTAATACAAGATCTGATTTGTTATTAATTAATAAATTCGATTTAGCACCTTATGTTGGTGTAGATTTAGATAATATGAAGCGTGATGCCCTTGTAATGCGTAAAGGAAAACCTTTTGTGTTTACAAACTTAAAAACTGGTGAAGGCGTTGATGCTGTTATTGGTTGGATTAAAAAATATGCGCTTTTAGAAGACGTTGAAGAACCTGCAACAATTAAATAA
- a CDS encoding urease accessory protein UreD, which yields MDRTNKRLSEFKLSTEIVDGFHRLKDQYFTVPFGLLRFHKRSHNDPWQQYMMRSSSPGILNNDFYDYQISVAKDTTLGLETQAYQRIYTMHDGGKAEQEVQINVEENGFLHFIPHPLVPHRNSNYEAKNTIHLKESSKLIWGEVITCGRKEHGEIFEFKKLLTHTEIFVEDQLIFNDKVLFEPAKLDVNSMGQLEGYTHQATLFYYNKGADLEALYDMLLEFTEGEDNVEYGMSTTLLDAAVFRLVGQSGEQLYKIIKKIEAKILKAEIEQY from the coding sequence ATGGATAGGACAAATAAAAGACTTAGTGAGTTTAAATTATCCACAGAGATAGTTGATGGGTTTCACCGTTTAAAAGATCAATACTTCACTGTACCTTTTGGGTTATTGAGGTTTCATAAAAGATCGCATAATGACCCTTGGCAGCAATACATGATGAGAAGTTCATCGCCAGGAATTTTAAATAATGATTTTTATGATTATCAGATATCTGTAGCTAAAGACACCACTCTTGGCTTGGAAACACAAGCCTATCAGCGTATTTACACCATGCATGATGGGGGTAAAGCTGAGCAAGAAGTGCAAATTAATGTTGAAGAAAATGGTTTTTTACATTTTATTCCGCATCCTTTAGTGCCTCATAGAAATTCTAATTACGAAGCAAAGAACACCATACATTTAAAAGAATCATCAAAACTTATTTGGGGTGAGGTGATTACTTGCGGAAGAAAAGAACACGGTGAGATTTTTGAGTTTAAAAAATTATTGACCCACACAGAGATTTTTGTTGAAGATCAATTAATTTTTAACGATAAAGTATTGTTCGAGCCTGCTAAACTTGATGTAAATTCAATGGGACAACTTGAAGGATATACACATCAAGCTACTTTATTCTATTACAACAAAGGTGCCGATTTAGAGGCGCTTTATGATATGCTTTTAGAATTTACTGAAGGTGAGGACAACGTAGAATACGGTATGAGTACAACACTTTTAGATGCCGCAGTATTTAGACTTGTTGGTCAAAGTGGTGAGCAGCTATATAAAATTATCAAGAAAATTGAAGCTAAAATACTAAAAGCTGAAATAGAACAATATTAA